The stretch of DNA CCCGGCGCCGTCACCGGCACCGTGGGTGTCAAGCCCACCTATGGTGCGGTGTCGCGCTACGGCGCCATCGCCATGGCCTCCTCGTTGGATCAGATCGGCCCGGTCTCACGCACCGTCCTGGACTCCGCCCTGCTGCAGGAAGTCATCGGCGGCTACGACCCGCGGGACTCCACCTCNCTGACGGACCCCTCAAGCGGCCTGGTCGCCGCGGCCCGCATGGGCAACGTTGCCGGCATGAAGATCGGCATCATCAAGGAACTGCACGGCGAAGGCTTCCAGACCGGCGTCGAAAACCGTTTCAACGAGTCCTTGGAGCTGTTGCGCAGCGCCGGCGCCGAGATTGTGGAGGTCTCCTGCCCCAACTTCGGCTACGCACTGGGCGCCTACTACCTGATCATGCCGTCGGAGGCCTCCTCCAACCTTGCCAAGTTCGACGGTGTCCGGTTCGGCACGCGCACGCTGCCCACCGAAGGCCCGCTCACCATTGAGCGCGTCATGGGTGCCACCCGCGCCGCCGGGTTCGGTGATGAGGTCAAGCGCCGCATCATCTTGGGCACCTACGCTTTGAGTGCAGGCTACTACGACGCCTACTACGGCTCGGCTCAGAAGGTGCGCACACTGATCCAGCGCGACTTCGCGGCAGCCTTTGCCCAGGTGGACGTGCTGATCTCCCCGACGTCNCCCGTGACAGCGTTCAAGCTGGGCNNGAAGCTCGATGATCCGCTGGCCATGTACCTCAATGACATCGCCACCATCCCGGCCAACCTGGCCGGTGTCCCTGGACTGACACTGCCCGGNGGCTTGGCTGATGAAGATGGCCTGCCCATCGGCATCCAGCTGCTGGCCCCTGCCCGTGAAGATGCCCGCCTGTACCGTGTTGGTGCCGTGCTGGAATCACTTCTTGAAGCCCAATGGGGCGGACCCATCCTGGACCAGGCGCCGGCACTGGCCTCGACTGCAGCCAAGGAGGCTAACTCATGAGCGTTGACACAATTTTGAGCTTCGAAGAAGCCCTGCAAAAGTACGAGCCCGTTATGGGTTTTGAGGTCCACGTTGAGCTGAACACCAAGACCAAGATGTTCTCCAGCGCCCCGAACGTCTTTGGCGATGTTCCCAACTCCAACGTCAACGAGGTGTGCTTGGGTCTGCCTGGCGTGTTGCCGGTGGTGAACAAGAAGGCCGTTGAGTCCTCGATCCTGATCGGTCTGGCGCTGAACTGTAAGATCGCTACGCACTGCACCTTTGCACGTAAGCAGTACTTCTACCCGGACACTCCGAAGAACTTCCAGACCTCGCAGTATGAAGATCCCATCTGCTACGACGGCTGGATCGATATTGAGCTGGCAGATGGCACCGTGTTCCACGTGGAAATTGAACGTGCCCACATGGAAGAAGACGCTGGAAAACTGACCCACATGGGTGGGGCCACCGGCCGCATCCAGGGCGCCGATTACTCCTTGGTGGATTACAACCGTTCAGGTGTCCCGCTGGTGGAGATTGTCACCAGGCCCATCGTGGGTGTTGGTGCCCGCGCCCCCGAGCTGGCCAAGGCCTACGTTGCCGCTATCCGGGAAATTGTGAAGAACCTGGGCGTTTCTGACGCCAAGATGGAGCGCGGTAACGTCCGTTGCGACGCCAACGTGTCCCTGCGCCCCTATGGGCAGGAAAAGCTCGGCACGCGCACCGAGACGAAGAACGTGAACTCGCTGCGCGCCGTCGAGAACGCTGTGACGTTTGAAATCCGTCGCCACGCGGCTGTTTTGGAGTCAGGGGCAAAGATCATCCAGGAGACTCGCCACTGGCATGAGGACACGAAGTCCACCACTTCGGGCCGCCCCAAGTCCGACGCCGACGATTACAGGTACTTCCCGGAACCGGATCTGGTGCCCATTGTCACCACCGCCGAGTGGGTTGAGGAGCTGCGCTCACGGCTGCCCGAGCCGCCGGCCGAGCGTCGCAAGCGCCTGCAGGCCGACTGGGGCTACACGGACCTGGAATTCCGTGACGTGGTCAACGCCGGACTCATGGATGAGATCGAGGAAACGG from Arthrobacter polaris encodes:
- the gatA gene encoding Asp-tRNA(Asn)/Glu-tRNA(Gln) amidotransferase subunit GatA; the protein is MTSNELIRSSASAMAAMLAAKEVSAVELTQAHLDRIADVDGGERGVHAFLHVNTEEALAVAADVDARRAAGETLHELAGVPIAVKDLIVTKGQPTTAGSKILQGWMSPYDATVVTKLRAARMPMLGKTNLDEFAMGSSTEHSAYGPTRNPWDLDRIPGGSGGGSAAAVAALKPLALGTDTGGSIRQPGAVTGTVGVKPTYGAVSRYGAIAMASSLDQIGPVSRTVLDSALLQEVIGGYDPRDSTSLTDPSSGLVAAARMGNVAGMKIGIIKELHGEGFQTGVENRFNESLELLRSAGAEIVEVSCPNFGYALGAYYLIMPSEASSNLAKFDGVRFGTRTLPTEGPLTIERVMGATRAAGFGDEVKRRIILGTYALSAGYYDAYYGSAQKVRTLIQRDFAAAFAQVDVLISPTSPVTAFKLGXKLDDPLAMYLNDIATIPANLAGVPGLTLPGGLADEDGLPIGIQLLAPAREDARLYRVGAVLESLLEAQWGGPILDQAPALASTAAKEANS
- the gatB gene encoding Asp-tRNA(Asn)/Glu-tRNA(Gln) amidotransferase subunit GatB — translated: MSVDTILSFEEALQKYEPVMGFEVHVELNTKTKMFSSAPNVFGDVPNSNVNEVCLGLPGVLPVVNKKAVESSILIGLALNCKIATHCTFARKQYFYPDTPKNFQTSQYEDPICYDGWIDIELADGTVFHVEIERAHMEEDAGKLTHMGGATGRIQGADYSLVDYNRSGVPLVEIVTRPIVGVGARAPELAKAYVAAIREIVKNLGVSDAKMERGNVRCDANVSLRPYGQEKLGTRTETKNVNSLRAVENAVTFEIRRHAAVLESGAKIIQETRHWHEDTKSTTSGRPKSDADDYRYFPEPDLVPIVTTAEWVEELRSRLPEPPAERRKRLQADWGYTDLEFRDVVNAGLMDEIEETVTAGASAAAARKWWMGEIARRAKLAEVDPSELGVSPAVVVEIEKLIASGAINDKLARKVLDGVLEGEGTPTEVVAKRGLAVVSDDGALQAAIDEALAAQPDVADKIRAGKVQAVGAIVGGVMKVTRGQADAGRVRELILKTLGVQG